The genomic DNA TTTGATTGGGAAAGTGCAAGATTTTGTAACAGGTATAACTACAGATTTGTAACTAACATGCATTACTACTAAATGACAAGGTAGAAAAGGAGTTTTAAGAGAAAATTCTCCATTCTCATTTGTAGTTGTTCCAACTGTAGCGCCAGAGATAAATAGTTCTACATTTTTAATTGGTTCATTGTTTTCAATATCAACAACTCGACCTGTTAGTAATTGTTTGTCATTATTAGCAAAAACCGATTGTAGAGATGCATATAAAATGATTAGGCTTAATAGTTTGATTTTATTCATTGACCTAAAATTAAATCATTAGTGAATATTATGTACTAATCTACAAAACAATAAGATGGAAGCAAAACATTCATTTTATATTTTTTGTGCTAGATTATTCTTTATCAAAATTAAGAAATGAATTTGCAATGTTTTATGACGAAAATGTATGGAAAATGATTCTCGATAGAGTTAAGTTATCATGTTAGTTTTTTACTACAAGGATAATTATTGGCTTGCCTAAAAATTCGAATTCATAGAAATAAAGCTTATTTTCACAAGCTGTAAGACAATTTACGATCAAAATCAATTAAGAGTAAAGAATATGATGGACCCGAGAATAGAGAATTTAAATGTGAGTGTGGAGCAGTCGATTATAACCCCTTCGCAATTAAAAGATTTATATCCCCTTTCTGAAAAGCACATAGAAACTGTATATAATGGACAGGCTACAATAAAAAACATATTAAATGGTAGCGACAAGCGAATACTTGCAGTGGTTGGGCCTTGTTCAATTCATGATGTGAAGTCGGCTAAAGAGTATGCGCAGAAATTGAAAGTATTAGCTGATGAATTAAAGGATGATTTGTTTATTGTTATGCGTGTCTATTTCGAAAAGCCAAGGACAACTGTAGGTTGGAAAGGAATGATTAATGATCCATACATGGATAACTCTTGCAAAATTCAAGATGGTTTAAAACAAGCTCGTGAACTTTTGGTATACATTGCTGAATTGGGTTTGCCAGCAGCGGGAGAGGCCTTAGATATTGTAACACCTCAGTACATACAAGATTTGTTTTCTTGGACAGCTATTGGAGCTCGTACTACTGAATCGCAAAGTCATCGTAACATGTCAAGTGGATTGTCATCGGTAGTTGGCTTTAAAAATGGTACCGATGGTAATATCGATATTGCCTTAAATGCAATGCAAGCAGTAGCAGCTCCACATAATTTTGTAAGTATTAATCCTGAAGGTAAGGTCGCTGTTGTGCGCACTTTAGGGAATCCAAATACACATGTAATACTTCGAGGTGGTAAAGAACCTAATTTTGATAGAAAGCATGTTGCAGAGGTAGAAGAGAAGTTAGCGAAGCAGGGAATAGAACATGGAATAATGGTTGATTGCAGTCATGCCAATTGTGGAAAAGAAGCAGCGAAACAAGAAATTGTATTGAAAAGCTTGGCGGAACAAATTAGCAATGGCAACAAATCGATTATCGGATTTATGATCGAGAGTCATTTAAATTTTGGAAAGCAAAGTATTCCAGAAGACAAATCGGAACTGAAATATGGTGTTTCGGTAACCGATGAATGCCTTGATATTGAGTCAACAGAACGAATCTTGCGAGAGTTTTGCGAGAAAGTTGGAAAGTAAAACTTAACTATAGCGTACAATATTTGTGTGACAAAAGAATCCCGATCTACGTAAGTAAATCGGGATTTATATTTTACTAGAATATTCTTGTGTTCCTTTGGTTATCTATGAAATATTGGGTTGTTATTATCTAATTGAAAGTTGCTAATAATTTTCTCTTTCACTTTTTCAATATTATCAAGCTCCTCATTTTTGATACGAATAACCTGAATTCTTTGGCTTCTTAGGATCTCATCACGTTTGCCATCTTTATTTTTTGTGAAATCATGAATTTTACCATCCAATTCAAGAGCTAGTTTTTCCGCATCGCAATAAAAATCAGGAATGAAAAAGAAATATTCATCATTGTATGATTCATAAACAATAACATGTTGTCGAATAAATTTTCGGCCAAGTAATTGTCTCTTACGGATATGTTTCCATAACAACTCTTCCGATTTCGTGGTGTTTGCTCTTAGTTTATTCTTGATTTCTTTTAGTTCTTGGTACTTCATTTTTTTTGACATTTCACCCTTTTGTCTGTAGACATTTTCCCTTGTAAGGGAAAAAACAATATGTAGCTTTCTCCCTTTTTTGAGGGGAGATGTCCAAAGGACAGAGGGGTGCTTTATTATTTGCTAATCAAATGTCCACCATTTTTCAAAAATTGAATTTTAGGAATTGTTTTATTCTTATTAAACAGATCGTAAGCCAGTTTTAATTCTTTCCAGAGATCTGTTTTGTCTTTATCACTCTTATATTTTTCAAGTAAAAAATCGTAATTCTTCTTAATCAAAACAGTAGGGAAAATAGTTACAGGAATTGTATTCTGACCATTGTTTTTGGCCTCAACGCAAAACAGGTAAAGTTCCTTGATTTGATCATCGGTTATAGGCATACAGCCAATAGTAACGCATGAACCATGAATAAAAATATCACCGCCTAATTTACCTTTTACACCAAGTATTTTATCTGATGTATTGGGATAATTAATGCCTAGAGAAAGGTGGAAGTTGCTGTAGGGATTAAATCTGTCGATATGGTAAAACCCTTCTGGAACTTGAAAATCTCCTTGTTTTCGTTTTGGTCCTAGTCTTCCAGAGCTTCTGCAAATTTTGTACTCCTTAATTAGCTTAAACTTTTGATCGCATTTATTCTTTCCCCACAATTGAATTTTCTTATCATTCTTGAAAGCACGTAAATACACTTCTAAATTTTCTATTTTGATGTTCTTGCTCTTCAACAGATCTTTTATTCCTTGTTCTTTTTCAGCATATGCCTCACGAACTCTCGGATATCTTTTTTGTTCTGACTTGAAAGACTTACTATTCATTAATG from Labilibaculum sp. DW002 includes the following:
- a CDS encoding endonuclease domain-containing protein, translated to MKYQELKEIKNKLRANTTKSEELLWKHIRKRQLLGRKFIRQHVIVYESYNDEYFFFIPDFYCDAEKLALELDGKIHDFTKNKDGKRDEILRSQRIQVIRIKNEELDNIEKVKEKIISNFQLDNNNPIFHR
- a CDS encoding 3-deoxy-7-phosphoheptulonate synthase, which gives rise to MMDPRIENLNVSVEQSIITPSQLKDLYPLSEKHIETVYNGQATIKNILNGSDKRILAVVGPCSIHDVKSAKEYAQKLKVLADELKDDLFIVMRVYFEKPRTTVGWKGMINDPYMDNSCKIQDGLKQARELLVYIAELGLPAAGEALDIVTPQYIQDLFSWTAIGARTTESQSHRNMSSGLSSVVGFKNGTDGNIDIALNAMQAVAAPHNFVSINPEGKVAVVRTLGNPNTHVILRGGKEPNFDRKHVAEVEEKLAKQGIEHGIMVDCSHANCGKEAAKQEIVLKSLAEQISNGNKSIIGFMIESHLNFGKQSIPEDKSELKYGVSVTDECLDIESTERILREFCEKVGK
- a CDS encoding L,D-transpeptidase family protein; amino-acid sequence: MKITILLLTTLLTLMNSKSFKSEQKRYPRVREAYAEKEQGIKDLLKSKNIKIENLEVYLRAFKNDKKIQLWGKNKCDQKFKLIKEYKICRSSGRLGPKRKQGDFQVPEGFYHIDRFNPYSNFHLSLGINYPNTSDKILGVKGKLGGDIFIHGSCVTIGCMPITDDQIKELYLFCVEAKNNGQNTIPVTIFPTVLIKKNYDFLLEKYKSDKDKTDLWKELKLAYDLFNKNKTIPKIQFLKNGGHLISK